Below is a genomic region from Citrobacter tructae.
TGGAAATAGTCGCGAATACGCAGGGTAGGAGAGAGCAGCTGGCAGTAGCCTTTATCGGTCGAGACAATGGTGGCCTGATGCCCGGCTTGGGTGACTTTAACCGCCAGCGTGGCGGCTAAATCGTCGGCTTCATTCCCACTGGAAACCCAGCAGCAGACACCGCGCTGTTCGAAGGCCGCGCGTAAGGTTGGCATTTCGTGATGGAGTTCGTCAGGCATCGGCGGGCGACCTGCTTTGTAGTCAGGCAGTCGCTGGTGACGCCATCCGCTGTTACGCGCTTCGTCATCAAATACCGCCACGGCGTGCGTGGGCTGGCTGTGGACAATCAATAAATCGAGCGCATGCTGGCATGTCTCCACGCAGGGCGATCCCTGAACGGCGTGAATACGGCGAATAAGGTTCAGTGCATCGACAATGAGCAGATGGACGGCCACGGTGTTCTCCCTTACAAATCAGACTGTAGGGTAACATTCAAGGTGGGGGGAGGCGAATAGTTGGACGCAAAATGGGAAGAGGCCTCGTAAAATAGGCCCCTTCAGGGATGGTTAATCGCAGGTGACAATCTTCATTGCCAAGCCGCCGCGAGAGGTTTCACGGTACTTGGCATTCATGTCTTTACCGGTCTCGTACATGGTTTCGATAACTTTATCGAGACACACGCGCGGCTCGCTGGTACGGCGCAATGCCATACGTGCCGCGTTAACCGCTTTTACCGAGGCAATGGCGTTACGCTCGATGCACGGGACCTGAACCTGACCCGCAACCGGATCGCATGTCAGACCCAGGTTGTGTTCCATACCGATTTCCGCCGCGATGCACACTTGCATTGGGCTACCACCCAGCAGTTCAGCCAGACCAGCAGCTGCCATTGAGCAGGCCACACCAACTTCACCCTGGCAGCCTACTTCGGCACCCGAGATCGAGGCGTTCATCTTGTACAGTGAACCAATAGCACTCGCGACCAGCATGTAGCGAGCCAGCGAGTTAGCATTCACTTCGCGGATAAATTTGTCATAGTATGCCAGCACCGCAGGAACGATCCCGCACGCGCCGTTGGTCGGGGCGGTAACCACACGTCCACCGGCCGCATTCTCTTCGTTAACTGCCAGCGCGAACATGTTGATCCAGTCCACGACCGCCATCGGATCGGTGGTGGTTTTGTCCTGGCTCACCAGCATACGGCGTAGCGCTGCCGCACGACGTGGTACGCGCAGTTTACCCGGCAATACGCCTTCGGTAGTGATACCGCGTTCAATTCCGCTACGCATCACTTCCCAGACGTTGGCAAAGTGCTGTTCCAGCTCTTCCTTGCTGTGCAGGGCCAGTTCGTTTTGCATCATCAGACCGGAAAGCGACAGACCACTTTCCTGGCAATGTCGTTGCAGATCGGCTGCGGATTTATACGGATATGGCACGTTTACCGGCGAACTGTTCGTCAGGCCGAAATGTTCTTCATCAACGATGAAACCACCGCCAATGGAATAGTAAGTCTGGCTATAAATCGCTTTTTCGCCGGCCAGTGCGGTAATGCGCATGCCGTTTTCATGCAGGGACAGATTGTCCGCATGGAAATTCATGCACTTATCGACCGGAAACTCAACTTCATGCTGACCGTCTGCCAGCAACAAACGTCCGTGAGTATTCACATCCTGGATAAAGGCCGGGATGGCATCGATGTCTACGGTATCCGGTAGGTTACCCGCCAGTCCCATAATAATCGCGATGTCAGTGTGGTGGCCTTTTCCCGTCAGAGACAGAGAGCCGTAAACATCAACCACTACGCGGGTTACGTCAGTGAGTATTCCGCGTGCAATCAGGTCGTCCGTGAATTGTTTGCCTGCTTTCATTGGGCCGACAGTGTGGGAACTGGAGGGGCCAATGCCGATTTTGAAGATATCGAATACGCTAATCATGAGGCGTCCATTGTGTATCTGAGGTGCGCCGCCCGAGGGCGGCGCAGGGGAATTAACTGAACAGAGAGTAGAAAATAGCGGAGATAGCGATCAGGCCCATAATCACAACGAAGACGTTGCTGATATGGCCACTGTACTTACGCATTGCCGGTACTTTCTGAATTGCATACATCGGCATCAGGAACAGAATCATCGCGATGATTGGGCCACCCAGGGTCTCAATCATACCGAGGATGCTCGGGTTCAGCGTTGCCACAATCCAGGTGGTGACCAGCATGAACAGCGCAGTGATTTTGTTCAGTTTGTTGATTTCGATGGATTTGCCTTTGCCACGCAGAGACTTAATTACCATACCGTTGAAACCTTCACGCGCGCCCAGGTAGTGGCCGAGGAAGGATTTGGTGATAGCGATAATCGCGATGATCGGTGCCATCCAGGCAATGATCGGCGCGTTAAAGTGGTTCGCCAGGTAAGACAGGATGGAGATGTTCTGCTCTTTTGCCGCCGCCAGATCCGCCGGGGACAGGCTAAACACGCAGCTGAAGACGAAGAACATAACGGTCAGCACCATCATGATGTGAGCAAATGCCAGAATCTTAGAGCATTTCTTCTCAGCTTCATCACCGTACTCTTCACGCTTCGCCACGGCGAAGGAGGAGATGATTGGTGAGTGGTTGAAGGAAAACACCATTACCGGGATTGCCAGCCACAGGGTCAATAACAGGCCATTGCCGGTGGTTGCGGCAGAGTCAAAGGACAGGGTTTCCAGAATCGCACCGCTCCACTGAGGGATGAGGTACAGCGCCAGCAGCATCAGAGCCGCAACGAACGGGAATACCAGGATGCTCATCGCCTTCACAATCATCTGCTCACCGAAGCGCACGATGGTCATCATGCCGACAATCAGGATCAGAGACAGAATTGCACGCGGTGGTGGCGTAATCGCCAACTGGTGGGTCAGGAAGCTCTCAACGGTATTGGTGATAGCTACGCTGTAAACCAACAGAATCGGGTAGATAGCGAAGAAGTAGAGCAGTGTAATCAGTTTACCTGCGCCAACGCCAAAGTGTTCTTCTACAACTTCGGTAATGTCTTCACCCGGATTTTTACCGGACAACACGAAGCGAGTCAGACCACGGTGTGCAAAGAAGGTCATTGGGAAGGCAAGAATAGCCATGATGATCAGCGGGATCAGACCGCCAACGCCTGCGTTAATTGGCAGGAACAATACGCCCGCGCCAATCGCCGTGCCGTAAAGGCCCAACATCCACATGGTGTCAGTCTTGCGCCATGCGCTGCGGGTCTGGCCCGTGACGATAGTGCTGGTTTGCGTGTTTTCCATCTATTTCTCCTGGAGGAAGCTTAAAAAGTCAGGTTTGGGTTCAATCCAATGAAAAAAGACCTGACTGTAAAACGAATTCCGATTAGCGATTTTTTATATAATTTTTCGCCGTAATAATTTTCGGGCGGAAAGATACATTTTAGTTATGAATGTATCAGTGATCGCGATCCCAAATGCAATAATCCACTTTTTATGTGGATAAATTTGGACCATTAATCTATTAAAAAATAACCAAAGCGGATTTACGGGCGCGAAGGCTAGCATTAACGACATATGGCGTGAAAGACAAAGCGAGAAGATACGAGTGTTGCGCTGCAAAAACTGTCGTTTTCAGTGGATTCTGGCGACAAATGATAATATGTGGAGATAAATCACGGTCGGGTTCGAAAGGTAAACGTTTGCGTATTGGGGCGGTTTTTGGTGAAACATCATTGATGTTTATGTTATTGAATGAGCTATGTGACTGGTATCACTAAAAAAGCCGGCTGGCAGCAGGGCCAAATCCGGCTTGTATATGGACAAATCTGTCACCGTGGTAGCAGCAGCCACCGGGCGTAAAACATCAGGCGCAGATTTCGTAGCAAGGGATGTAGGCAGAACCCGGCAACTTCATGCGGTGCTGTGCGACAAAGCCTTGCAGTAGGTCGTCCATGCGGCGCATCATTTCGCGATCACCGTGGATCTTGTACGGGCCAAACTCTTCAATGGCGCGAATACCGACTTCTTTGACGTTACCCGCGACAATGCCGGAGAACGCGCGACGCAGGTCTGCCGCCAGCACTTCAACCGGTTGGTCGGGATACAGCTTCAGGTTAGCCATGTTTTCATGGGACGGCTCAAATGGCATCTGCAAATCAGGTGCAATACGAATCGACCAGTTAAAACTGTATGCGTCACCGGTGTCGCGGCGGTTCTCTTTCACCAGCGGCATCGCTTTTTT
It encodes:
- the xni gene encoding flap endonuclease Xni; protein product: MAVHLLIVDALNLIRRIHAVQGSPCVETCQHALDLLIVHSQPTHAVAVFDDEARNSGWRHQRLPDYKAGRPPMPDELHHEMPTLRAAFEQRGVCCWVSSGNEADDLAATLAVKVTQAGHQATIVSTDKGYCQLLSPTLRIRDYFQKRWLDAPFIEKEFGVQPQQLPDYWGLAGISSSKVPGVAGIGPKSATQLLVQFQHLEGIYARLDEVPEKWRKKLEAHKEMAFLCRDIARLQTDLHIDGNLQQLRLAR
- a CDS encoding L-serine ammonia-lyase encodes the protein MISVFDIFKIGIGPSSSHTVGPMKAGKQFTDDLIARGILTDVTRVVVDVYGSLSLTGKGHHTDIAIIMGLAGNLPDTVDIDAIPAFIQDVNTHGRLLLADGQHEVEFPVDKCMNFHADNLSLHENGMRITALAGEKAIYSQTYYSIGGGFIVDEEHFGLTNSSPVNVPYPYKSAADLQRHCQESGLSLSGLMMQNELALHSKEELEQHFANVWEVMRSGIERGITTEGVLPGKLRVPRRAAALRRMLVSQDKTTTDPMAVVDWINMFALAVNEENAAGGRVVTAPTNGACGIVPAVLAYYDKFIREVNANSLARYMLVASAIGSLYKMNASISGAEVGCQGEVGVACSMAAAGLAELLGGSPMQVCIAAEIGMEHNLGLTCDPVAGQVQVPCIERNAIASVKAVNAARMALRRTSEPRVCLDKVIETMYETGKDMNAKYRETSRGGLAMKIVTCD
- a CDS encoding HAAAP family serine/threonine permease, coding for MENTQTSTIVTGQTRSAWRKTDTMWMLGLYGTAIGAGVLFLPINAGVGGLIPLIIMAILAFPMTFFAHRGLTRFVLSGKNPGEDITEVVEEHFGVGAGKLITLLYFFAIYPILLVYSVAITNTVESFLTHQLAITPPPRAILSLILIVGMMTIVRFGEQMIVKAMSILVFPFVAALMLLALYLIPQWSGAILETLSFDSAATTGNGLLLTLWLAIPVMVFSFNHSPIISSFAVAKREEYGDEAEKKCSKILAFAHIMMVLTVMFFVFSCVFSLSPADLAAAKEQNISILSYLANHFNAPIIAWMAPIIAIIAITKSFLGHYLGAREGFNGMVIKSLRGKGKSIEINKLNKITALFMLVTTWIVATLNPSILGMIETLGGPIIAMILFLMPMYAIQKVPAMRKYSGHISNVFVVIMGLIAISAIFYSLFS